In Deefgea piscis, the DNA window GCTGCGAGTACCAAAGTCATGATTAAGTAGATAAATGAGATGGTGAGATACGGCTCCCAGTAGCGAGAATAGGCACCCGCAACGGTACGCGCGGCATAGGCCAGTTCAGCTAAACCAATCGCAGAAACTAAGGAGCTGTCTTTCACCAGCATAATGGCTTCATTGCCAAGTGGTGGCAACATACGGCGGAATGCTTGTGGAATAATCACAAAGCGCATGGTTTGGCCATACGACATACCCAATGAGCGAGAAGCTTCAAATTGACCTTTGGCAATCGATTGAATCCCTGCGCGGAAAATCTCGGTAATATATGCGCCAGCATTTAATGTGAGGGCGACTAGACCTGACAAAAATGCACCATATTCTTGGCGTAAAGTGGCCGCCATATCTCCACTGAGTAAAATACCGGTATCGGGATGAACCAATAAAGGCATCACGGCAAAGTGGGTCAATAAAATTTGTACGAATAGCGGCGTGCCACGAAAAAAAGTCACGTAAGCAGTCGCTGGCCAGCGTAATAAGAGTTTGACTGGATATTTCCAGATACCATGCTTCACTTCAGCCAATCGAGCCATGCCGGCAAATAGACCAATTAAGGTTCCCACGGTCACCGCAACTAAGGTGATGCCGAGTGTCATTTTGGCGCCGTCAATAAATAGATCTCGATATTCCCAAACAATTTGTAGTTGGAAGTTCTCAAGGAGCGGTGCTGTTTGTTGGATTTGTTGCCAAATCGTAATGAAATCCATGGTCATACCTATTTGATACAGAAGAAAAAGAAGCGCGACCGTTCAGCGGTGCGCTTCTAGGGTTGATGCTTAATGCCAATTCAACGGATCAAACTTAAATTGATGCTGAGTGACTACTGCTGATTCGCTTATTTACCAAAGTACTTGGTGTAGATTTTTTCGTAGGTGCCATCGGCTTTGATTGCGGCTAAGCCTTTATTGATTTGTTCGATCAAGGCTTTGTTACCCTTTTTCACCGCAATACCATAATATTCTTTGGCAAAAGTCGCGTCGTCGATGATTTTTAAGTTCGATTTTGGGTTGTTTGAAACAAAGTTAACAACGACACCGTTATCTGCGACGACTGCATCTACACCACCATTTTCCAATTCTTTGATGGCCAGAGGCGTTGATTCAAATCGTTTGATATTTGGGCTGGTTTTGCCCTGCAATTTTTGAATTACTTCATCGCCTGTCGTACCCGTTTGTACACCGACTTTGATAGTTTTTAAATCAGTAAATTTACTTACTTTGCTTTTTTTATTTACCGCAATCAATTGTTTAGCTTCAAAGTAAGGTTCTGAGAAGTCCATTGATTGTTTGCGTTCAGGCGTAATGGTGACTGATGAAATAACCATGTCACGATCACCATTGGGTAGTGTGGCAAAAATACCTTCCCATGGCGTATTGATGAATTTGATTTTCATGCCTGTTTTTTGGGCAATGGCCTCAAGAATGTCAACACTAAATCCAACCACTTCTTTTTTGCTGTTGAGTGACTCAAAGGGCGCATAAGCTGCATCGGTTGCAACTTGATACACTTTTGCAGCATTGGCATGTGTACTGAACATCAGACTGGCAAACAGAACGCTAGCAAGAAAACCTAGTTTTTTTGTATTCATTATTATCTCCAGGTACAACAAGAAAAAGGGCAGGACGAGAATTGTATATGAAATACACAAAATTCTCACGCTGCCCAGATGCTAGTAAGCTTTAAAGTTCAATATAATCAGGATTATCCCTAGGTTTGTAGCGATCGCACTGTTTTAACCAATGATGTCGTCCATCCCGCTGGATAGTTCAGACAATTCAGAAAGCTTAAAGAATAGCTCGTCTTTATTGATGCCAGTCTCTACTAAAACTGAATCTGGAATTTGTTCGGCTAGCTCTTCGATGCTGGTTTTTTCTGTGGTTAAAACGGTAATTAATTTGGCTAAAAACAGCACTGCAGTGAGTTTACTGATTGGTTCTTGGCTGAGCGGTGAGTTTTGACCGCGAATGGCTAATTGGATTTCGACAGGGAAATTCCAGCGTCGAGCTAGCTCTTCACCGACCATGACATAATCAAATCCAATATTATTGGCTTCCAACGCGACACGATCACCACCGCTTTCAACAAATTTATCAATTTTAACGGCGATTTCTGGCGCGATAATATGGATGAGCATTTCACCAATATTGTGAATCATGCCGCATGTAAAGGCGACCTCAGCATTAATCTTGGCTTGCTTGGCTAACCATTTGCAAATCGTGGCGACTGAGAGGCTATTTTTCCAAAATAATTTACGATCAAAGCCCGGTGTTGCAACAAATGCACCAGTAATACCAGAGGCGACCACCAGTGTACGCACCGTATTAAAACCTAAAACGACCACTGCTTCTTGTACTGAACCAATTTGGCGGCTAGCGCCAAAGTGTGCTGAGTTAGCAAGGCGCAGGACTTTGGCGGTAATAACCTGATCTTGCGAGATTTTTTTCGCAATAGTGTCAATGTCGATGTCATCTTTGCTAAAGCTGTCGATCAGTTCCTGAACGACTTTAGGGATGGTGGGTAACTTGTGAGTTTGTTCAAAGACTTCTTCTAATTTCATTGGTCTTACTCCCAGTGTATTTTTGTCAGTGACGCCTAGTCATACTAGAACACCAGAAATCACTATGCCAGTTCGAAACGTAAAAAAGCCGTACTCATTGATTGAGTACGGCTTTTGGCGATTGTGGCTGTGAATGATTAGTCTTGATGAGTCTCGATTTGAGATAAACCATCAGCACTAATATTTTTTGCCTGTGTTTCTGCAGCAACATCGCGGCGGCGACGAACTGTTTTTAGTGGCTGAACATCAATCGCTGTTGCCACGACAACGGTAGTGGCCGTTTCAACCATTTTTAGCTCAATTGCTTCATTGACGATGACTGGTTTAGCCACTGCATTGCGTCGACGCGTCGCAGTCGTATTGATCTCCACCTCAGGTTGAGGTGCTGTAGTTTGACGCGTTGCAACTTGCGTTAAGTTACTAGCAGCTTCTAGAGGGGCGGCTTTGGTTTCAACAGCAGGTGCTTCTACATTGCTTGTTGTCACACTCGCTACGACTTCTTTGTGTACGGCAGGCGTTGCAGTAACAGATTCGCTTGCAGCCGCTGGTTGCATCGCTGGTGCCGCAGCAACTGGTTCTTCAGCTACTTGTGGTGTTGAAGCGATTGTGGGCGATGCAGCTGGTGCAGGTGCAACAGGAGCTACAGGAGCTACAGGTGCAGCAGGTGCAGCAGGAGCAACAGGAGCAACAGGAGCAGCAGGAGCAGCAGGAGCAGCAGGAGCAGCAGGAGCAGCAGGAGCAGCAGGAGCAGCAGGAG includes these proteins:
- a CDS encoding amino acid ABC transporter permease; this translates as MDFITIWQQIQQTAPLLENFQLQIVWEYRDLFIDGAKMTLGITLVAVTVGTLIGLFAGMARLAEVKHGIWKYPVKLLLRWPATAYVTFFRGTPLFVQILLTHFAVMPLLVHPDTGILLSGDMAATLRQEYGAFLSGLVALTLNAGAYITEIFRAGIQSIAKGQFEASRSLGMSYGQTMRFVIIPQAFRRMLPPLGNEAIMLVKDSSLVSAIGLAELAYAARTVAGAYSRYWEPYLTISFIYLIMTLVLAAGVSHLEKRYQQSGGM
- a CDS encoding basic amino acid ABC transporter substrate-binding protein gives rise to the protein MFSTHANAAKVYQVATDAAYAPFESLNSKKEVVGFSVDILEAIAQKTGMKIKFINTPWEGIFATLPNGDRDMVISSVTITPERKQSMDFSEPYFEAKQLIAVNKKSKVSKFTDLKTIKVGVQTGTTGDEVIQKLQGKTSPNIKRFESTPLAIKELENGGVDAVVADNGVVVNFVSNNPKSNLKIIDDATFAKEYYGIAVKKGNKALIEQINKGLAAIKADGTYEKIYTKYFGK
- a CDS encoding HDOD domain-containing protein; protein product: MKLEEVFEQTHKLPTIPKVVQELIDSFSKDDIDIDTIAKKISQDQVITAKVLRLANSAHFGASRQIGSVQEAVVVLGFNTVRTLVVASGITGAFVATPGFDRKLFWKNSLSVATICKWLAKQAKINAEVAFTCGMIHNIGEMLIHIIAPEIAVKIDKFVESGGDRVALEANNIGFDYVMVGEELARRWNFPVEIQLAIRGQNSPLSQEPISKLTAVLFLAKLITVLTTEKTSIEELAEQIPDSVLVETGINKDELFFKLSELSELSSGMDDIIG